A single Xenopus laevis strain J_2021 chromosome 3S, Xenopus_laevis_v10.1, whole genome shotgun sequence DNA region contains:
- the rpp25.S gene encoding ribonuclease P protein subunit p25 yields MENFRRVQTVDEDDGQPLPFKNLHPDVVKMRVKEGSKIRNLIGYAATHMLSEGTGQIVFSAYGRGVTKAVTCVEILKRKIDGLHQVTKLQYKTLQEVWEQKGPNVQHPAPCLTVQKKYPSINILLSKEPLDPQEEGYQPPQSMVPTETAKRFSESDIEHCTSKKRKNKSKTEESEG; encoded by the coding sequence ATGGAGAACTTCCGCCGGGTTCAGACAGTTGATGAAGATGATGGACAGCCTTTGCCATTCAAGAACCTTCACCCAGATGTAGTAAAAATGAGAGTGAAAGAAGGCAGTAAAATCCGTAACCTCATTGGGTATGCAGCAACCCATATGTTGTCAGAGGGAACTGGACAGATTGTTTTCAGTGCTTATGGTCGAGGAGTAACCAAAGCTGTCACCTGTGTAGAAATATTGAAACGAAAAATAGATGGTCTTCACCAGGTCACCAAACTTCAGTATAAGACACTGCAGGAGGTATGGGAGCAGAAAGGGCCAAATGTTCAACATCCAGCTCCGTGTCtcactgtacaaaaaaaataccCATCAATCAATATCCTCCTTTCCAAGGAACCCCTTGACCCCCAAGAGGAGGGATACCAACCCCCACAGTCAATGGTCCCTACAGAGACTGCAAAGAGGTTTTCTGAATCTGATATTGAGCACTGTACCTCAAAGAAGAGAAAAAACAAGAGTAAAACAGAAGAGTCTGAGGGATGA